From one Dama dama isolate Ldn47 chromosome 4, ASM3311817v1, whole genome shotgun sequence genomic stretch:
- the LOC133054937 gene encoding T-cell-interacting, activating receptor on myeloid cells protein 1-like isoform X3, with amino-acid sequence MLSKLLVLLCLRLCVGQADRGRAEALPKPSLRAWPSSVVPARSSVTLRCGAPARNVSFTLKKGGRVWEMVQSPDSTESRGEFHLPDVTSSHAGEYSCEYHRTGDPRVSSGPSDALLLLVTGYLRKPSLQAHRRGAVIEGQEVTLQCQRPATDLGTVMFALLKAGSAAPVQVRAPAGRETDFSLRSVSARDSGNYSCLYYQARAPFLTSQASPHLELWVAASPPSIISDYTTGNHIRLALAAVIMFIAGAFLLEAWCWQRRVSGESG; translated from the exons ATGCTCTCCAAACTGCTTGTCCTCCTCTGCCTCA GGCTGTGTGTCGGCCAAGCAGACAGAGGAAGAGCTG AGGCGCTTCCCAAGCCCTCCCTCAGGGCCTGGCCCAGCTCGGTGGTCCCCGCCCGGAGCTCCGTGACCCTGCGATGCGGGGCTCCCGCCAGGAACGTAAGCTTCACTCTCAAGAAGGGGGGACGCGTCTGGGAGATGGTCCAGTCACCCGACTCCACAGAGAGCCGAGGGGAATTCCACCTCCCCGATGTAACGTCCAGCCACGCGGGAGAATACAGCTGCGAATACCACCGGACGGGGGACCCCCGCGTGAGCTCAGGGCCCAGTGAcgccctgctgctgctggtgaCGG GCTATCTCCGTAAACCTTCCCTCCAAGCCCACCGAAGGGGCGCTGTGATCGAAGGACAGGAGGTGACCCTGCAATGCCAGCGGCCGGCCACGGACCTGGGGACCGTCATGTTCGCTCTGCTCAAGGCAGGAAGCGCAGCGCCGGTGCAGGTCCGGGCGCCGGCCGGGCGGGAGACCGACTTCTCCCTGCGGAGCGTGAGCGCCAGAGACAGCGGGAACTACAGCTGCCTGTACTACCAGGCCAGGGCCCCCTTCCTGACTTCACAGGCCAGCCCTCACCTTGAGCTCTGGGTGGCGG CTTCCCCACCTTCCATAATCTCGGATTACACCACGGGGAACCACATCAGACTAGCTCTAGCCGCCGTAATCATGTTTATCGCGGGGGCTTTCCTGCTGGAAGCCTGGTGTTGGCAGAGGCGCGTCAGCGGGGAGTCAG
- the LOC133054937 gene encoding T-cell-interacting, activating receptor on myeloid cells protein 1-like isoform X1, which produces MGSTAKERERERHVKLSMALVEGEGLCVGQADRGRAEALPKPSLRAWPSSVVPARSSVTLRCGAPARNVSFTLKKGGRVWEMVQSPDSTESRGEFHLPDVTSSHAGEYSCEYHRTGDPRVSSGPSDALLLLVTGYLRKPSLQAHRRGAVIEGQEVTLQCQRPATDLGTVMFALLKAGSAAPVQVRAPAGRETDFSLRSVSARDSGNYSCLYYQARAPFLTSQASPHLELWVAASPPSIISDYTTGNHIRLALAAVIMFIAGAFLLEAWCWQRRVSGESG; this is translated from the exons ATGGGCAGCAcagccaaagagagagagagagaaagacatgtCAAACTAAGCATGGCTCTGGTAGAAGGAGAGG GGCTGTGTGTCGGCCAAGCAGACAGAGGAAGAGCTG AGGCGCTTCCCAAGCCCTCCCTCAGGGCCTGGCCCAGCTCGGTGGTCCCCGCCCGGAGCTCCGTGACCCTGCGATGCGGGGCTCCCGCCAGGAACGTAAGCTTCACTCTCAAGAAGGGGGGACGCGTCTGGGAGATGGTCCAGTCACCCGACTCCACAGAGAGCCGAGGGGAATTCCACCTCCCCGATGTAACGTCCAGCCACGCGGGAGAATACAGCTGCGAATACCACCGGACGGGGGACCCCCGCGTGAGCTCAGGGCCCAGTGAcgccctgctgctgctggtgaCGG GCTATCTCCGTAAACCTTCCCTCCAAGCCCACCGAAGGGGCGCTGTGATCGAAGGACAGGAGGTGACCCTGCAATGCCAGCGGCCGGCCACGGACCTGGGGACCGTCATGTTCGCTCTGCTCAAGGCAGGAAGCGCAGCGCCGGTGCAGGTCCGGGCGCCGGCCGGGCGGGAGACCGACTTCTCCCTGCGGAGCGTGAGCGCCAGAGACAGCGGGAACTACAGCTGCCTGTACTACCAGGCCAGGGCCCCCTTCCTGACTTCACAGGCCAGCCCTCACCTTGAGCTCTGGGTGGCGG CTTCCCCACCTTCCATAATCTCGGATTACACCACGGGGAACCACATCAGACTAGCTCTAGCCGCCGTAATCATGTTTATCGCGGGGGCTTTCCTGCTGGAAGCCTGGTGTTGGCAGAGGCGCGTCAGCGGGGAGTCAG
- the LOC133054937 gene encoding T-cell-interacting, activating receptor on myeloid cells protein 1-like isoform X2 produces MGSTAKERERERHVKLSMALVEGEGLCVGQADRGRAEALPKPSLRAWPSSVVPARSSVTLRCGAPARNVSFTLKKGGRVWEMVQSPDSTESRGEFHLPDVTSSHAGEYSCEYHRTGDPRVSSGPSDALLLLVTAHRRGAVIEGQEVTLQCQRPATDLGTVMFALLKAGSAAPVQVRAPAGRETDFSLRSVSARDSGNYSCLYYQARAPFLTSQASPHLELWVAASPPSIISDYTTGNHIRLALAAVIMFIAGAFLLEAWCWQRRVSGESG; encoded by the exons ATGGGCAGCAcagccaaagagagagagagagaaagacatgtCAAACTAAGCATGGCTCTGGTAGAAGGAGAGG GGCTGTGTGTCGGCCAAGCAGACAGAGGAAGAGCTG AGGCGCTTCCCAAGCCCTCCCTCAGGGCCTGGCCCAGCTCGGTGGTCCCCGCCCGGAGCTCCGTGACCCTGCGATGCGGGGCTCCCGCCAGGAACGTAAGCTTCACTCTCAAGAAGGGGGGACGCGTCTGGGAGATGGTCCAGTCACCCGACTCCACAGAGAGCCGAGGGGAATTCCACCTCCCCGATGTAACGTCCAGCCACGCGGGAGAATACAGCTGCGAATACCACCGGACGGGGGACCCCCGCGTGAGCTCAGGGCCCAGTGAcgccctgctgctgctggtgaCGG CCCACCGAAGGGGCGCTGTGATCGAAGGACAGGAGGTGACCCTGCAATGCCAGCGGCCGGCCACGGACCTGGGGACCGTCATGTTCGCTCTGCTCAAGGCAGGAAGCGCAGCGCCGGTGCAGGTCCGGGCGCCGGCCGGGCGGGAGACCGACTTCTCCCTGCGGAGCGTGAGCGCCAGAGACAGCGGGAACTACAGCTGCCTGTACTACCAGGCCAGGGCCCCCTTCCTGACTTCACAGGCCAGCCCTCACCTTGAGCTCTGGGTGGCGG CTTCCCCACCTTCCATAATCTCGGATTACACCACGGGGAACCACATCAGACTAGCTCTAGCCGCCGTAATCATGTTTATCGCGGGGGCTTTCCTGCTGGAAGCCTGGTGTTGGCAGAGGCGCGTCAGCGGGGAGTCAG